From a single Silene latifolia isolate original U9 population chromosome 6, ASM4854445v1, whole genome shotgun sequence genomic region:
- the LOC141586447 gene encoding calcium-dependent protein kinase 29-like, with amino-acid sequence MGNCFSSDFCCPRTLEIAISSSSSDTAPRNKYRPPPLPPPSKPPIPLYFQETGPILNKPYVDISSIYQLDKELGRGQFGVTYLCTERSTGMKYACKSISRLKLKHRKDIEDVRREILIMQHLSGQPNIVEFKGAYEDRNSLYVVMELCSGGELFDRIVAKVSYSEKEAAVVFRQIVNVVHVCHFMGVLHRDLKPENFLLVSKDENSALKITDFGLSVFIEEGKVYKELVGSAYYVAPEVLQRRYGKEIDVWSAGIMLYILLCGVPPFWAETEAGIFTEILKGKLDLESAPWPSISAEAKDLILKMLARDPKARITAAQALEHPWLKEGGEASDKPIDSAVLIRMKQFRAMNKLTKLALKVMAENLPDEEIKGLKQMFNNIDTDRSGTITLEELKAGLARLGSRLTEPEIQQLMEAADVDNNGSIDYMEFITATMHRHRLDKEENLQKTFLYFDKDNSGYITKEELRQAMEEYGMGDEATIKEILDDVDTDKDGQINYEEFVAMMKKGTTDADGKQTELLLFK; translated from the exons ATGGGAAACTGTTTTTCTTCAGATTTTTGCTGTCCAAGAACACTTGAGATTGCAATCTCGTCTTCTTCTTCAGACACAGCTCCTAGGAACAAGTATAGACCTCCACCACTTCCTCCGCCCTCTAAACCACCAATACCCTTGTATTTCCAGGAAACGGGTCCAATCTTGAATAAACCGTATGTGGACATCTCCTCCATATATCAGCTTGACAAAGAGCTAGGGAGGGGACAGTTTGGTGTCACCTATTTATGTACTGAAAGATCGACTGGTATGAAGTATGCATGTAAGTCCATTTCTAGGCTGAAGTTGAAGCATAGAAAAGATATTGAAGATGTTAGGAGAGAAATATTGATAATGCAACACCTTAGTGGACAACCGAATATTGTCGAGTTTAAAGGGGCTTATGAAGATAGGAATAGTTTGTATGTGGTAATGGAGCTTTGTTCAGGTGGGGAGTTGTTTGATAGGATTGTGGCGAAAGTTAGTTATTCGGAGAAAGAGGCTGCTGTTGTTTTTAGGCAGATTGTGAATGTGGTTCATGTTTGTCATTTTATGGGAGTTCTGCATAGAGATTTGAAGCCTGAGAATTTTCTGTTGGTTTCTAAGGATGAGAATTCTGCATTGAAGATTACTGATTTCGGGCTTTCTGTTTTCATTGAGGAAG GAAAGGTGTATAAGGAACTGGTAGGAAGTGCATATTATGTGGCTCCAGAGGTATTGCAGCGTCGTTATGGGAAAGAGATTGATGTCTGGAGTGCTGGAATCATGTTATACATTCTTCTCTGTGGTGTTCCTCCTTTTTGGGCCG AGACTGAAGCTGGGATTTTTACCGAGATTCTGAAAGGAAAGCTTGATTTGGAAAGTGCACCTTGGCCTTCAATATCTGCAGAAGCCAAAGACTTAATTCTTAAGATGTTAGCAAGAGATCCGAAGGCTCGCATTACTGCTGCCCAAGCGCTTG AACATCCATGGCTCAAAGAAGGCGGTGAAGCTTCTGACAAACCAATTGACAGTGCTGTCCTTATTAGAATGAAGCAGTTCAGAGCAATGAACAAACTCACGAAACTTGCACTCAAG GTAATGGCAGAAAATCTGCCAGATGAAGAAATCAAAGGATTAAAACAAATGTTCAACAACATTGACACAGACAGAAGTGGTACTATCACTCTGGAGGAACTTAAAGCAGGGCTGGCAAGGCTGGGTTCTCGGCTCACTGAACCCGAAATTCAACAGTTAATGGAGGCG GCTGATGTTGATAATAATGGGAGCATTGACTACATGGAATTTATCACAGCTACTATGCACCGTCATCGACTAGATAAGGAGGAAAATCTGCAAAAGACATTCTTGTACTTTGACAAGGATAACAGTGG GTATATCACAAAAGAGGAGCTTAGACAAGCCATGGAAGAATATGGAATGGGAGATGAGGCAACTATCAAAGAGATACTTGATGATGTTGACACTGACAAA GATGGACAAATCAATTATGAAGAATTTGTAGCAATGATGAAAAAGGGAACAACTGATGCTGATGGGAAGCAAACTGAATTGTTATTGTTCAAGTGA
- the LOC141586448 gene encoding uncharacterized protein LOC141586448, which yields MIRNLQKSQIVAPSLISKASQLSKAHCWRTLHNGPDTVEELLDRHVVKEKPSLDDDEIERLNRQRLTSTRREAMCLYRDILRATRFFMWPDSRGILWRDILRENARKEFEDARFEKDPEIITRLLVGGRDAVQAAIDKLAEKQREQIEKERNGRN from the coding sequence ATGATCAGAAACTTGCAAAAGTCTCAGATTGTCGCTCCGAGTTTAATTTCTAAAGCGAGCCAATTGAGCAAGGCTCATTGTTGGCGAACACTTCATAATGGTCCAGACACTGTAGAAGAGCTGCTAGATCGCCATGTGGTGAAGGAGAAACCATCGCTTGATGATGACGAAATTGAGAGATTAAATCGCCAAAGGCTTACCAGTACAAGGCGGGAAGCAATGTGTCTTTACAGAGATATTTTACGTGCAACACGGTTTTTCATGTGGCCTGACTCACGAGGCATATTGTGGCGAGATATTTTGAGGGAAAATGCACGGAAAGAATTTGAAGACGCTCGATTTGAAAAGGATCCTGAAATTATAACTCGATTGTTGGTCGGAGGACGAGATGCTGTTCAAGCTGCCATTGACAAGCTTGCTGAGAAACAGAGAGAGCAGATAGAGAAAGAGCGGAATGGTAGAAATTAA
- the LOC141658624 gene encoding pentatricopeptide repeat-containing protein At1g20300, mitochondrial-like, with the protein MKNFFKPISLVNLKMALIRSKLHLAFPKSFIKPLSSRFSTVLESTKNPNFSEDDEKTHETDANIRSNITPQENPVIEGLHLLITDHYRRNPNVYQNPNCNFTISSLAQSFSQVSSGECVSPSVVVSVIEKCRSVRHDIPFPQALAFFNWAVGEENNVEIFKQGFVETVDLAGKAKEFDVAWGLIEEMKSRKLEIPSDIFVRLIKRYVRAGMISEAIHAFNRMEEYGCSPDSSAITAVIAILVKKKKAVEAQSFFDGLKDRFELDVVVYTNLVSGWCTVGNISEVERVFGEMKMKGIVPNVYTYTIVIDGFCRHGQVTRAHDVLSEMIEKGFQPNAATFNSLMRVHVKARKTEKVLQVYNQMKKLGCQPDAITYSFLIDCHCRNGNRDDAMKLIDQMVNKGIVPSVHSFNLIFSCITKARDVNAADKLFAMMKELKCQPNTVTYNVLMKMFVELKSTDKVFKLKKEMDELEVELNVNTYSNLILMFCAMGHWSDACKYFKEMIEEKNLRPSTHLYEMVLKQLKNAGHIKKREELVDMMVERGFADRPI; encoded by the coding sequence atgaaaaatttcttcaaacccatttCGTTAGTCAATCTAAAAATGGCGTTAATTAGATCAAAATTACATCTTGCTTTCCCTAAATCTTTTATTAAACCCCTTTCTTCACGGTTTTCGACAGTTCTTGAATCCactaaaaaccctaatttttctgaAGATGATGAAAAAACCCATGAAACTGATGCTAATATAAGATCTAATATCACTCCTCAAGAGAACCCAGTTATTGAAGGATTGCATTTATTGATTACAGATCATTATAGAAGAAACCCTAATGTATACCAAAACCCTAACTGTAATTTCACAATTTCCTCTCTTGCTCAATCCTTCTCTCAGGTTAGTTCAGGTGAGTGTGTTTCGCCTTCGGTTGTCGTCTCTGTTATCGAAAAATGCCGGTCTGTTCGCCATGATATCCCCTTTCCACAAGCACTGGCCTTTTTTAATTGGGCAGTTGGGGAAGAGAACAATGTAGAAATTTTTAAGCAGGGTTTTGTTGAAACGGTTGATTTAGCTGGGAAAGCTAAGGAATTTGATGTTGCGTGGGGATTAATCGAAGAAATGAAAAGCCGAAAATTAGAAATTCCTTCAGATATTTTTGTTAGGTTGATTAAGAGGTATGTTAGAGCTGGTATGATTTCTGAGGCGATTCATGCGTTTAATAGGATGGAGGAGTATGGTTGTAGCCCTGATAGTTCTGCAATTACTGCTGTCATTGCCATTCTTGTTAAGAAAAAAAAGGCGGTCGAGGCTCAGTCGTTTTTTGATGGGTTAAAGGATAGGTTTGAGCTTGATGTTGTTGTTTATACTAAtttggttagtggttggtgtaCGGTTGGTAATATTTCGGAGGTTGAGAGGGTTTTTGGCGAAATGAAGATGAAGGGAATTGTTCCAAATGTGTATACTTATACTATTGTTATTGATGGATTTTGTAGACATGGGCAGGTTACGCGGGCACATGATGTTTTATcggagatgattgagaaaggttTCCAGCCTAATGCTGCGACTTTTAATAGTTTGATGAGGGTTCATGTGAAAGCGAGGAAGACCGAGAAGGTTTTGCAGGTTTATAATCAGATGAAGAAGCTTGGGTGTCAACCTGATGCGATTACGTATAGTTTTTTGATTGATTGTCATTGTAGGAATGGGAATAGGGATGATGCGATGAAATTGATAGACCAAATGGTGAATAAGGGTATTGTGCCTAGCGTGCATAGTTTTAACCTGATATTTAGTTGTATCACGAAAGCAAGAGATGTGAATGCTGCTGACAAATTGTTTGCAATGATGAAGGAGTTGAAGTGCCAGCCTAATACCGTGACTTATAATGTGCTAATGAAGATGTTTGTTGAATTGAAGTCTACTGATAAGGTTTTTAAGCTCAAGAAGGAAATGGATGAGCTTGAGGTTGAGCTTAATGTGAATACCTATAGCAATTTGATTTTGATGTTTTGTGCTATGGGTCATTGGTCTGATGCATGTAAGTACTTCAAGGAGATGATCGAGGAAAAGAACTTGAGACCAAGTACGCATTTGTACGAAATGGTTCTGAAGCAGCTGAAAAATGCAGGTCATATTAAGAAGCGCGAGGAGTTAGTGGATATGATGGTTGAAAGAGGATTTGCTGATCGACCTATTTGA